Proteins encoded by one window of Archaeoglobus veneficus SNP6:
- the cas6 gene encoding CRISPR-associated endoribonuclease Cas6 encodes MRLRIGLTACSDPAYIDFNHSYHLASMIYRAIERADPELSLELHTPSQFKFFTFSRLMVEGRKFRIENGRMRLLNPNVHFFFSTMRKYVGVALIEGLLEKPEVKIGGTEFVVSEINVMKEKEVGKREKFVTLSPINVTTVEENGRKKTVDLYPNNPKFYENLRKNLVKKYVAFYGREPKDDELRVRVVSSKPVRVQLKNTFHRASLMVFEAEGSKELLEVGYKAGFGERNSMGFGMVKVV; translated from the coding sequence GTGCGGCTGCGGATTGGTTTAACAGCCTGCTCGGATCCTGCATACATCGATTTTAACCATTCATACCATCTCGCCTCTATGATCTACAGAGCTATTGAGAGGGCCGATCCAGAACTTTCTCTGGAATTGCATACTCCATCGCAGTTCAAGTTCTTCACGTTCAGCAGATTGATGGTGGAGGGGCGAAAGTTTAGGATTGAAAACGGGAGGATGAGGCTGCTGAACCCAAACGTCCATTTCTTCTTTTCGACCATGCGGAAGTATGTTGGTGTCGCTCTCATCGAAGGACTGCTGGAGAAGCCCGAAGTTAAGATTGGAGGCACGGAGTTTGTCGTGTCGGAAATAAATGTGATGAAGGAGAAAGAAGTGGGTAAAAGAGAGAAGTTCGTAACGCTGTCTCCGATTAACGTTACCACCGTGGAAGAAAACGGGCGGAAGAAAACCGTTGATCTGTATCCCAACAACCCGAAGTTTTACGAGAATTTGAGGAAGAATCTGGTTAAGAAATACGTGGCGTTTTATGGCAGAGAGCCGAAGGATGATGAACTTCGGGTTAGGGTAGTAAGTTCGAAGCCAGTAAGGGTTCAGCTCAAGAATACGTTTCACCGCGCTTCTCTGATGGTTTTTGAGGCTGAGGGGAGTAAGGAATTGCTGGAAGTCGGGTATAAGGCGGGGTTTGGGGAACGCAACAGCATGGGTTTCGGGATGGTGAAGGTGGTATGA
- the cas2 gene encoding CRISPR-associated endonuclease Cas2 has protein sequence MYVIIVYDVNVERVNQVKKFLRRYLTWIQNSVFEGELSEADLEEVKLGLSDIIDGSEDMVVIYRLPSNRSLKKDVLGIDKSCSSEII, from the coding sequence GTGTACGTTATCATAGTCTACGACGTGAACGTGGAGAGGGTCAACCAGGTTAAGAAGTTCCTGCGACGATATCTCACGTGGATCCAGAACTCTGTGTTTGAGGGTGAGCTAAGCGAGGCGGATTTGGAGGAAGTGAAGCTCGGACTTAGTGACATAATCGATGGCAGTGAAGACATGGTAGTGATATACCGCCTGCCAAGCAACAGGAGTCTAAAGAAGGACGTTCTCGGCATCGACAAGAGTTGCAGCAGTGAGATAATATGA
- the cas1b gene encoding type I-B CRISPR-associated endonuclease Cas1b, whose amino-acid sequence MKKRNYYIVSDGKLRRHENTIYFENEEGKRPIPINSIYAIYALGSLTVTSPALSTLAKEGVCVHFFNRSGFYVGSFYPRETLVSGDVLVRQVEHYIDKEKRLFLAKAFVEGAILNMSRVLAYYKEEDAKKEVDDALQSLLTAETVNEVMGVEANARNAYYSAFDSILRNFEFERRSRRPPHNEVNAMISFGNALLYSTVLSEIYHTQLNPTISYLHEPSERRFSLALDIAEIFKPLIVDRTIFGLVNKGVIKNDDFREELNGVLLSESGKEKFLKAYNDKLNTTIKHRKLNRNVSYQRLIRLECYKLAKHLLGVEKYSPFVMWW is encoded by the coding sequence TTGAAGAAGAGGAACTACTACATAGTCTCGGACGGGAAGCTGAGGAGGCACGAAAACACGATATACTTCGAGAACGAGGAAGGAAAGAGACCAATACCCATCAATTCGATATACGCCATTTACGCCCTTGGCTCTCTCACCGTCACATCTCCAGCCCTTTCAACACTGGCAAAAGAAGGTGTGTGCGTTCACTTCTTCAACCGCTCCGGATTCTACGTTGGTAGCTTTTATCCACGAGAGACTCTCGTTTCGGGAGATGTGCTCGTCAGGCAGGTTGAGCATTACATCGATAAAGAGAAAAGACTATTTCTGGCAAAGGCCTTTGTTGAGGGAGCAATTCTCAACATGTCCAGAGTTCTGGCCTATTACAAAGAAGAAGACGCGAAGAAGGAAGTTGATGATGCTCTGCAGAGCCTTCTGACTGCAGAAACCGTGAACGAGGTAATGGGCGTGGAAGCAAACGCCAGGAACGCATACTACTCAGCCTTCGACTCGATACTGCGAAACTTCGAGTTCGAAAGGAGAAGCAGGAGACCGCCGCACAACGAGGTGAATGCAATGATAAGCTTCGGTAACGCGCTGCTTTACTCAACTGTCCTCTCCGAAATATACCATACCCAGCTTAATCCAACGATTTCATATCTTCATGAGCCCTCAGAAAGACGATTCAGTCTCGCTCTCGATATAGCGGAGATATTCAAGCCACTGATCGTTGACAGGACGATTTTCGGGCTTGTAAACAAAGGTGTGATTAAGAATGACGATTTCAGGGAGGAGCTCAATGGAGTTCTGCTTAGCGAGAGCGGAAAGGAGAAGTTCCTGAAAGCTTACAATGATAAATTGAACACGACAATAAAGCACAGAAAGCTCAACAGAAACGTTTCTTATCAGCGACTCATAAGGCTCGAGTGCTACAAGCTCGCAAAACATTTGCTTGGCGTTGAAAAGTACTCTCCCTTCGTTATGTGGTGGTAG
- the cas4 gene encoding CRISPR-associated protein Cas4, which yields MISEVSEMYVRGTQVNYYFICKTKLWLFSHNVTMEQESDAVKLGKLIHREVFSRDEKDVQIGPIAIDVVKRGDVIEIREVKKSKKMEESHVYQTLYYLYFLKTLGIKARAVLTYPKHRETIKLELSGEDEEKLKNIVKEIDEIVAGGIPKPEKKKICRRCAYFEFCFS from the coding sequence GTGATTTCGGAAGTTTCCGAGATGTACGTGCGTGGTACGCAGGTTAACTATTATTTCATTTGCAAGACGAAACTTTGGCTTTTCAGCCACAATGTAACGATGGAGCAAGAAAGTGATGCTGTTAAGCTTGGAAAGCTCATCCACAGAGAGGTCTTTTCAAGAGACGAAAAAGATGTTCAAATCGGCCCAATTGCCATAGATGTGGTGAAGCGGGGAGACGTGATTGAAATAAGAGAAGTGAAGAAGTCCAAAAAGATGGAGGAGTCTCACGTTTACCAGACTCTCTACTACCTATACTTCCTCAAGACCCTCGGGATTAAAGCCAGAGCTGTTCTGACGTATCCAAAACATAGAGAAACCATCAAGCTGGAGCTCAGTGGAGAGGATGAGGAGAAGTTGAAGAATATCGTGAAGGAAATAGATGAAATCGTTGCCGGAGGCATCCCAAAACCGGAGAAAAAGAAAATCTGTAGGAGGTGCGCGTACTTTGAGTTCTGTTTTTCATAA
- a CDS encoding ATPase domain-containing protein, with protein MPKRVSTGIPGFDELCGGGLPQGGTYLVVGAAESGKTVFSMQYLVNGARMFGEAGIFITTEESPRHIRDRFSSWQIEDLEDENMLAVIDARLSLDMGEVAAIKDEIGAERAVLDSANPVCFPHPWALLNVSGIMKALDLTSIFTCQTEDMTAKLAADGLIVLHYLKGGYFESRGIEIVKMRSSPHSEGVHPFEITEMGIVVHRIRVFWF; from the coding sequence ATGCCCAAAAGGGTCTCAACAGGAATTCCCGGATTCGATGAACTTTGCGGGGGTGGGCTGCCGCAAGGAGGTACGTATCTTGTTGTAGGAGCTGCAGAATCTGGAAAAACTGTTTTTTCTATGCAGTATCTGGTAAATGGGGCGAGGATGTTTGGGGAAGCAGGAATATTCATCACCACGGAGGAGAGCCCGCGGCATATAAGGGATCGCTTTTCCTCATGGCAGATTGAAGACCTCGAAGACGAGAACATGCTGGCAGTAATAGATGCACGCCTGTCCCTGGATATGGGGGAAGTTGCGGCAATTAAAGACGAGATTGGTGCGGAGAGAGCGGTTCTCGATTCTGCAAACCCGGTATGTTTTCCACATCCTTGGGCTTTGTTGAACGTTTCAGGTATAATGAAAGCTCTGGACCTGACAAGCATATTTACCTGCCAGACGGAAGATATGACGGCTAAACTTGCCGCAGATGGTCTGATTGTGCTTCATTATCTGAAAGGAGGTTATTTTGAGAGCAGGGGTATTGAAATAGTAAAGATGAGAAGCTCACCCCACAGTGAGGGCGTGCATCCCTTTGAAATAACAGAAATGGGAATTGTTGTTCACCGTATCAGGGTCTTCTGGTTCTGA
- a CDS encoding menaquinone biosynthesis family protein produces the protein MEITVAHTPDADDAFMFYAMTAGKIEMPFKVVHVIEDIETLNRMAFDGGLDVTAISVHAYAYLHDKYRILSAGASVGDGYGPIVVAKNDVEVEGRRIAVPGKYTTAYLLLKLAVDEFEPVEMRFDEIIPAVKRGDVDAGLLIHEGQITYERHGLTKVLDLWEWWYDKTRLPLPLGVNAIKRSIPEDMQKAFLKAMRESIDYALNNADEAVEYAMKYSRGLDKETTKRFAMMYVNEYTYEMPDSVVKGIDALLTMAEKKGFFEKPPVDILFL, from the coding sequence ATGGAGATCACAGTTGCACACACGCCGGATGCTGACGACGCGTTCATGTTCTACGCAATGACTGCAGGAAAAATAGAGATGCCCTTCAAAGTCGTGCACGTCATAGAGGACATAGAAACTCTCAACCGCATGGCCTTTGACGGAGGACTTGACGTAACAGCTATTTCAGTTCACGCTTACGCGTACCTCCACGATAAGTACAGAATTCTTTCTGCAGGAGCAAGTGTTGGCGACGGCTATGGCCCTATTGTCGTGGCTAAGAATGATGTAGAGGTTGAGGGAAGGCGTATTGCAGTTCCAGGGAAGTACACCACTGCATATCTCCTGCTCAAACTTGCCGTCGACGAATTCGAACCAGTTGAGATGAGATTCGACGAGATTATACCAGCTGTCAAGAGAGGAGACGTCGATGCTGGCCTGCTCATTCATGAAGGCCAGATAACCTACGAAAGACATGGCCTGACGAAAGTGCTCGATCTCTGGGAGTGGTGGTACGACAAAACCCGCCTGCCCCTCCCTCTCGGCGTTAATGCCATCAAGAGGAGCATTCCCGAGGATATGCAGAAGGCTTTCCTGAAGGCAATGAGGGAAAGCATCGACTACGCTTTAAATAATGCGGACGAGGCTGTCGAGTATGCAATGAAGTACTCAAGGGGGCTGGACAAGGAAACAACGAAGCGCTTCGCCATGATGTACGTCAACGAGTACACGTACGAGATGCCAGATAGCGTTGTAAAGGGGATAGATGCTCTCCTAACAATGGCAGAGAAGAAGGGGTTCTTTGAGAAGCCACCTGTCGATATCCTCTTTTTGTGA
- a CDS encoding DUF531 domain-containing protein, which translates to MFVLCLVNTYDKLKLHEIHLRSIARAAPLCYAFGLHLALLDFPFWKERDEVVKAVRDYTTIGEHGRYLEELDKSGKFHLIEKIPAHFGVLVATTSKPDEGKRISTDDVPSLTSATFLMGLGRKGLPKELMKKAKYHWDVTGKGVSLETCAAMGVIAALVGCKHGGHKDLPDSRILQGRKL; encoded by the coding sequence ATGTTCGTGCTCTGTCTGGTAAACACCTACGACAAGCTCAAGCTGCATGAGATACACCTCAGGAGCATCGCGAGAGCAGCCCCGCTGTGCTATGCGTTTGGCCTCCACTTGGCCCTCCTTGATTTTCCCTTCTGGAAGGAAAGAGACGAAGTTGTAAAAGCAGTTAGAGACTACACGACGATAGGTGAGCACGGCAGATACCTCGAAGAGCTTGATAAGAGCGGGAAATTCCATTTAATTGAAAAAATACCCGCTCACTTTGGTGTGCTTGTTGCAACAACTTCAAAACCCGACGAGGGTAAGAGGATAAGCACTGATGATGTGCCCTCCTTAACCTCCGCAACATTTTTAATGGGTCTGGGAAGGAAGGGGTTGCCAAAAGAGCTTATGAAAAAAGCAAAATATCATTGGGATGTAACGGGGAAAGGCGTTAGCCTTGAAACGTGCGCGGCTATGGGGGTCATCGCGGCCCTTGTGGGGTGTAAACATGGAGGACATAAGGATTTGCCCGACTCACGGATTTTACAGGGGCGAAAGCTGTAA
- a CDS encoding RNA 2'-phosphotransferase yields the protein MEDIRICPTHGFYRGESCKCGYKGELILDKERVEKLGRLVSGILRHFPDKFRLEMDEDGWVDFDALARVVSRKYRWANQWLIKAMIYSDEKKRYELKDNRIRARYGHSVRVKLSDYPPAEEDVLYYGTGEEEAHRLLEIGIKPVNQAYVHLSTTIEKSEEVARLRTDDPIILEIDAKAAMENGIRIIKANDYIALAEEIPPKYIKRVIRL from the coding sequence ATGGAGGACATAAGGATTTGCCCGACTCACGGATTTTACAGGGGCGAAAGCTGTAAGTGCGGCTACAAAGGCGAACTTATCCTCGACAAAGAGAGGGTTGAAAAGCTCGGTAGGCTTGTTTCTGGAATTCTGAGACATTTTCCTGACAAATTCAGGCTTGAAATGGATGAAGACGGCTGGGTTGACTTTGATGCTCTTGCAAGGGTTGTAAGCAGGAAGTACCGCTGGGCAAACCAGTGGCTCATAAAAGCAATGATATACAGCGACGAGAAGAAGCGCTACGAGCTTAAAGATAACAGGATAAGAGCGAGGTACGGCCACAGCGTCAGGGTTAAACTCTCAGATTATCCGCCAGCAGAGGAGGATGTCCTCTACTACGGCACTGGCGAAGAGGAAGCTCACAGACTCCTCGAAATTGGTATAAAGCCCGTAAATCAGGCCTATGTACATCTATCAACGACGATAGAGAAGAGTGAAGAAGTGGCGAGGCTTCGCACCGATGATCCCATAATTCTCGAAATCGATGCAAAGGCGGCGATGGAGAATGGGATAAGAATTATCAAGGCAAATGACTACATAGCTCTTGCTGAGGAAATCCCTCCTAAGTACATAAAGAGGGTAATCCGGCTTTAA
- the rbcL gene encoding type III ribulose-bisphosphate carboxylase gives MSFEWYTEFVDLSYEPEENEIICVFRVEPDGISMEEAAGRVASESSVGTWTTLAKLPERIKRLMAKVFEIDGNVVKIAYPLDLFEEGSIPQLLSSVAGNVFGMKALKNLRLEDIEFPAEYCKHFSGPLLGIEGVRKLFGVYDRPLTATVPKPKVGFDADEYADIAYQGWSGGIDFIKDDENLTSQPFVRFEKRLEKVMKAREKAEKETGEKKVYLANVTAVGKEMLRRAKLVADYGNEYVMVDILTAGFSAVQMLREECEDLGLGIHAHRAMHAAFTRNPKHGISLDVLVKISRLAGVDNFHVGTGVGKMEGSKDMVKRLADICRREWYVKPVFPVSSGGLHPGLVPDIVQLFGKDVIIQAGGGVHGHPDGTHAGAKALRQAIDAVIKGISLDEHAKKHAELARALEKWGYTRPK, from the coding sequence ATGAGTTTTGAATGGTACACTGAGTTTGTCGATCTAAGCTACGAGCCAGAAGAAAACGAGATCATATGCGTTTTTCGCGTTGAGCCCGACGGGATTTCAATGGAGGAGGCTGCCGGAAGGGTCGCCTCAGAGAGCTCAGTCGGAACGTGGACAACCCTCGCAAAGCTTCCGGAGAGAATAAAGCGTCTCATGGCAAAGGTTTTCGAAATTGATGGAAACGTTGTAAAGATTGCCTACCCCCTCGACCTCTTCGAAGAGGGTAGCATACCTCAGCTACTCAGCAGCGTTGCTGGGAACGTTTTCGGCATGAAAGCTCTGAAAAACCTCCGCCTTGAAGACATAGAATTTCCAGCAGAGTACTGCAAACATTTCTCTGGGCCATTGCTCGGGATTGAAGGAGTAAGAAAGCTCTTCGGCGTTTACGACAGGCCTTTAACTGCAACGGTTCCGAAGCCAAAGGTCGGATTCGATGCCGACGAATACGCAGACATTGCCTATCAGGGATGGTCAGGAGGAATTGACTTCATAAAAGACGACGAGAACCTGACAAGTCAGCCCTTCGTGAGGTTCGAGAAGAGACTCGAGAAGGTCATGAAAGCGAGAGAGAAGGCAGAAAAGGAAACAGGAGAAAAGAAGGTCTATCTCGCAAACGTGACAGCAGTTGGAAAGGAGATGCTCAGAAGGGCAAAACTCGTCGCAGATTACGGTAACGAGTATGTCATGGTCGATATCTTAACTGCCGGATTTTCGGCAGTTCAGATGTTGAGAGAGGAGTGTGAAGATCTTGGCCTTGGAATTCACGCCCACAGAGCCATGCACGCTGCCTTCACGAGAAACCCGAAGCACGGAATTTCACTCGATGTCCTTGTTAAGATTTCGAGGCTCGCCGGCGTTGATAACTTCCACGTGGGCACAGGCGTTGGCAAGATGGAGGGAAGCAAGGACATGGTCAAGAGGCTTGCAGACATATGCAGGCGGGAATGGTACGTGAAGCCCGTATTTCCTGTCTCCTCCGGCGGGTTGCATCCCGGACTCGTTCCAGATATTGTGCAGCTCTTCGGAAAGGACGTCATAATCCAGGCCGGCGGAGGAGTCCATGGACATCCAGACGGGACGCACGCTGGAGCCAAAGCACTGAGGCAGGCTATAGATGCAGTAATAAAGGGTATATCCCTCGACGAGCACGCGAAAAAGCACGCAGAGCTTGCCAGAGCCCTCGAGAAATGGGGTTACACGAGGCCCAAGTAA
- a CDS encoding 30S ribosomal protein S3ae, translating to MARKKRQARVKDKWTLKKWYTLIAPEYFGMAEVGETPADDPSKVVGRTVEITLAELINDYSNQNPYKKLIFKVHRVASDNAYTKFHRFELTRDYLNSLVKRRTSKIEDVIDVTTADGYVLRVKPVAFTIKRCKSSQKRAIRAVMRETVMQFGTQENFVQFLQECVLGKIPSEIYKRAKKVYPLRRVEIRKIELLKEPKPVEVPEKEAEAVAAA from the coding sequence ATGGCGAGAAAGAAGAGGCAGGCCAGAGTAAAGGATAAATGGACACTTAAAAAATGGTACACGCTCATCGCTCCTGAGTACTTTGGAATGGCGGAAGTCGGAGAGACTCCTGCAGATGACCCAAGCAAGGTCGTAGGCAGAACTGTGGAAATAACGCTGGCAGAACTGATAAACGACTACTCCAACCAGAACCCCTACAAGAAACTGATCTTCAAGGTTCACAGAGTTGCCAGCGATAACGCTTACACGAAGTTCCACCGCTTCGAACTCACGAGGGACTACCTGAACAGCCTCGTAAAGAGGAGGACCAGCAAGATCGAGGACGTTATTGACGTAACCACCGCAGACGGTTACGTTCTCAGAGTAAAGCCCGTCGCCTTTACCATCAAGCGCTGCAAGTCCTCGCAGAAGAGGGCTATAAGGGCAGTGATGAGAGAAACGGTTATGCAGTTCGGCACGCAGGAGAACTTCGTTCAGTTCCTTCAGGAGTGTGTGCTGGGTAAGATACCCTCTGAGATATACAAGAGGGCAAAGAAGGTCTACCCCCTGAGAAGGGTTGAGATAAGGAAGATTGAGCTTCTTAAGGAACCTAAGCCCGTAGAGGTTCCGGAGAAAGAAGCAGAGGCTGTAGCTGCAGCCTGA
- a CDS encoding AI-2E family transporter — translation MRDKWASVFVVSVVALLALLVLFFSPLLDGIVMGIVFAYVAKPIKKRVEEKTGKAAASLIATLLIIVPIFILMFYGIFQGINQLVYLFTHQHEVEQMLVSTLRDAGIDEKYIEDVRLWIPSVISLAQGKLKISAIDVTIRAVMFFMNFIISAIVCFYVLLDADSFVRKTIRIFPESRQKEIARFIAEVDETLLALWFGNFAFAVIIGLVSIPFFMAFRIPYAPLLSGLMFLAALIPVFAEWMVLAPVALFLALTNLNMAIWFTAIGFLFLYFLPEVVLRPYFVGHASRIHPLALLLAFIGGAMVGGVAGFFVAPMVVAVITAVYNYYTK, via the coding sequence ATGCGTGACAAGTGGGCGTCCGTTTTTGTCGTCAGCGTTGTAGCTCTTCTCGCCCTCCTTGTCCTGTTCTTCTCCCCTCTCCTCGATGGAATAGTTATGGGTATTGTTTTTGCATACGTTGCAAAGCCAATCAAGAAGAGGGTTGAAGAGAAAACAGGAAAAGCTGCTGCAAGCCTGATTGCAACTCTTCTCATAATCGTTCCAATCTTCATCCTGATGTTTTACGGGATTTTTCAGGGGATAAACCAGCTCGTGTATCTCTTTACCCATCAGCATGAAGTTGAGCAAATGCTCGTCAGCACTCTGAGAGATGCGGGAATTGATGAGAAGTACATCGAAGATGTCAGACTCTGGATACCAAGCGTTATATCCTTGGCTCAGGGCAAGCTCAAGATTTCTGCGATCGACGTTACCATCCGGGCAGTGATGTTCTTCATGAACTTTATTATATCTGCAATCGTCTGCTTCTACGTTCTTCTTGATGCTGACTCATTTGTAAGAAAGACGATAAGGATATTTCCAGAGAGTAGACAGAAGGAGATTGCGAGGTTTATAGCTGAGGTTGACGAAACGCTTCTTGCACTCTGGTTCGGAAACTTTGCCTTTGCGGTTATAATCGGTTTGGTAAGTATACCATTCTTCATGGCTTTTCGGATACCATACGCCCCGCTCCTCAGCGGGCTCATGTTTCTCGCGGCCCTGATCCCGGTGTTCGCCGAGTGGATGGTTCTTGCCCCTGTAGCACTGTTTCTCGCCCTTACGAACTTAAACATGGCAATATGGTTCACTGCTATAGGATTTCTGTTCCTGTACTTCCTTCCCGAAGTTGTTCTTCGCCCCTACTTTGTCGGCCATGCATCACGAATTCATCCTCTTGCCCTCCTGCTTGCGTTCATCGGTGGAGCAATGGTAGGGGGCGTTGCGGGTTTCTTCGTTGCGCCGATGGTTGTGGCTGTTATAACGGCCGTTTATAACTACTACACGAAGTGA
- the pyrH gene encoding UMP kinase: protein MRVVLSLGGSMVMQDFNADRIKAYASVIEKLASKHTILVVVGGGRVARNYISTARSLGADETFCDYLGIGVTRLNAMLLASAIKQAPKVVPEDFRQAYELSLSHSVVVMGGTFPGHTTDATAALLAEFVNADVLLNATSVDGVYSADPRKDPNAVRYDRITAKELVRIVSVGETKAGSSNVIDLLAAKVIERSGIRTVIFLGEPENIEKALKGDVEGIGTVVEVDQ from the coding sequence ATGAGAGTAGTACTGTCACTGGGCGGTTCAATGGTGATGCAGGACTTTAACGCTGATCGAATAAAGGCCTACGCCAGTGTAATCGAGAAGCTCGCATCCAAGCACACGATTCTCGTTGTGGTTGGTGGAGGAAGGGTTGCCAGGAACTACATATCGACGGCAAGAAGTCTCGGCGCGGACGAAACGTTCTGCGATTACCTCGGCATAGGTGTTACAAGATTAAACGCAATGCTCCTCGCATCGGCCATAAAGCAGGCACCCAAGGTCGTTCCAGAGGATTTCAGGCAAGCGTACGAGCTGTCCCTGAGCCATTCTGTGGTGGTGATGGGTGGAACGTTTCCAGGCCACACTACCGACGCTACCGCCGCGCTGCTTGCTGAGTTCGTAAACGCCGATGTTCTGCTCAACGCCACGTCAGTTGATGGAGTTTACTCAGCAGATCCACGAAAAGATCCGAACGCAGTAAGATATGACCGAATTACGGCAAAAGAACTTGTCAGGATTGTTTCGGTGGGAGAGACTAAGGCCGGGAGCAGCAACGTCATCGACCTGCTTGCAGCGAAGGTAATTGAAAGGAGTGGCATCAGAACAGTGATCTTTCTTGGTGAACCTGAAAACATCGAGAAGGCTCTGAAGGGGGACGTTGAGGGTATTGGAACAGTTGTTGAAGTGGACCAATAG
- a CDS encoding nucleotidyltransferase domain-containing protein: MNLMDAVREIAQEERKYFENYMEYAQKIKKVAEGSLGKADVYVFGSVVEGRHTPASDIDILIVSENTPKSQWERGRIRAKIMKAIDVFAPFEIHIVTPKEFEWYRRFIQKMRKV, encoded by the coding sequence ATGAATCTAATGGATGCTGTTAGAGAGATAGCCCAAGAGGAGAGAAAATACTTTGAAAACTACATGGAATACGCCCAGAAGATAAAGAAGGTGGCAGAAGGCTCGCTCGGCAAAGCAGATGTTTATGTCTTCGGTTCAGTTGTTGAAGGCAGACATACGCCTGCCAGTGACATAGATATTCTCATAGTCTCAGAAAACACCCCAAAGAGCCAGTGGGAGCGGGGCAGGATAAGAGCCAAGATTATGAAGGCTATAGATGTATTTGCACCCTTCGAAATTCATATTGTCACGCCAAAGGAATTCGAGTGGTACAGGAGGTTTATACAAAAGATGAGGAAGGTTTAG
- a CDS encoding HEPN domain-containing protein — protein MSVEEIEILRDRAEKFLRNGEYLLHSGVFDLAAFNIQQFVELYLKYKLFLLAGDYPKTHSIKKLLKEIGKITGKLEKIRAFMEENIDGISNLENAYITSRYIPSEFERKEVENMLDLAKRIRELVDGL, from the coding sequence ATGAGCGTTGAAGAGATAGAAATACTGCGAGATAGAGCTGAAAAATTCTTAAGGAACGGGGAATATTTGCTGCACAGCGGAGTGTTTGATCTTGCAGCTTTTAATATTCAGCAATTCGTTGAACTCTATCTAAAATACAAACTATTCCTTCTGGCCGGAGATTACCCCAAAACACACTCTATAAAGAAATTACTCAAAGAAATTGGAAAAATTACAGGAAAGCTCGAAAAAATACGGGCGTTCATGGAGGAGAATATAGATGGTATATCCAATCTTGAGAACGCATACATTACCTCTCGTTACATTCCGAGTGAATTCGAAAGAAAAGAGGTCGAAAACATGCTCGATTTAGCTAAACGAATTAGAGAGCTGGTTGATGGGTTATGA
- a CDS encoding HD domain-containing protein: MEDITKFLFEAGMLKLVPRSGWFKIGIKYPESVAEHTFRTALIAYIITYLETSDSSKASKAAFLALIHDFHESRTLDLHKLSRRYVSFNSEEVLKEQLELLPAHMRKEIEEMMDELGDFVKDADRLELLLQAKEYAEVYPSAMKYAEGLEFKSEAAKKLAESIKSSDHRWWLRFEE, from the coding sequence ATGGAAGATATTACTAAATTTCTTTTCGAAGCAGGCATGTTGAAGCTCGTACCACGTTCCGGCTGGTTCAAGATTGGGATAAAGTATCCCGAAAGCGTCGCAGAACATACCTTCAGAACTGCCCTGATTGCGTATATAATCACCTACCTCGAAACGTCTGACTCGTCAAAGGCAAGTAAGGCCGCATTTCTCGCGCTGATTCACGACTTCCACGAAAGTCGAACACTCGACTTGCACAAGCTGTCAAGGAGATATGTTAGCTTTAACTCCGAAGAAGTCCTGAAGGAACAGCTCGAGCTTCTGCCAGCACATATGCGGAAGGAAATTGAAGAAATGATGGATGAGCTTGGTGATTTCGTTAAAGATGCTGACAGGCTTGAGCTTTTGCTGCAGGCAAAGGAATATGCTGAAGTCTATCCATCTGCCATGAAGTACGCAGAAGGACTCGAGTTCAAAAGCGAGGCTGCGAAAAAGCTGGCTGAATCAATAAAGAGCTCTGATCACAGGTGGTGGCTG